The DNA window acctaaaattgctttgaaattttacagcaccaaactgttaaattacagtaatccgggatataactttaactttacagttaaatcaggtatttaaaccgcaacctactgctaaatcacagtaatcgttttgcaaattcacagtaaaatatagttaattctacaagataatactgtgaaatcacagtaacggacttcattatctactgtaaagttacaatatatggttgtaatttcacaataatttaatgtgacaaaaccacagtaaattactgtgaactacctcacaataatttactgtgaatttacatacagtaatttactgtgaaagtaatgcaattattagccagtaatttactgtgaatttaaggtcaaattttttacagtgtggtgaaAGCGCTTGTCATACGATCCTGATGCCCAGTCACGCGTTTCTCCGGCTGGCATTAGTGGTGGCCGAGGAGCGGCCCGTGTCGTGCTCTGGTCGGTCTTTGAGCCAGTAGAGCAGCCAGGTGACCATCGCCGACAGCATAGCGAGGATGCTGGCCACCGACAGACAGAGGGGTCCCGCGGGTGAGGGCGGCCCGCCGTGGCTGTGCACAAAAATGAGGCCCAGGAAGAGCAACACTAGCATGGACAGTAACGAGAAGATCACGCACACGCACCCGGTGGTCAGCGCGAGCCGTCGGCAATTATGGCAGCTTTCGTAACGTGAAACCGAGTCTTGGGACAGCGTGGTGGCGGTGGACACCGTAGTGGTGGAGGGCGTCGCGTGACCCGCCATAGACGCCGCGGACGCGTCCTCCTCCCGCCGGAGCGCGATGAGCGCCGGGTGAAGCGGAGGCGGGTGTGGCGGCAGAGCATCTTGAGGCACTGGATCTGAATCAATATACAGCGGGAAATCCTCGGTGACCTTGGTGTTGTTGGGCAGGTTTTGAATCCGGTAGTCCGGAACGGGCGTGCGGTGGCGGCACACGGGACAGCTGATGCGCCACGGCCGCTCCTCGCACAGTTGCAGCGCGTGCAGACACTCCTCGCAAAACGTGTGGAGGCACTCCAAGATTTTTGGAGCCCGTCGGCCGAGGTCGAAGTAGTTGTAGCAGATCTTGCACTCGTACTCCTCGTAGGGAAACGCCTTGGGTACCGGGAGACCGGGCGGCTCTTGCCCGCTCGCTGCTGCATCCACCGCTGCCATGGCATCCCGCACGAACTCACATCCTCCACACAATGGACCAGTCACGAGAGACGCCTTTTCTTCTCTTTATCAACAAAAGCTCCTGTTAAAGCAGGGCATTCTTGTGTAATGCCcttttctatttaaaaacaaaaacaaagctcacaaatgcacacaaaaataATCTCCGCGCAAGTTGAGTTTATTACAGTAGCCTAAATAATTAACCGTGTCATTCCGGTATGGactggatgatgatgatgataatgatgatgtaaTAAAGCTGGCTTTGCTCTCGTCCAGAATTAACCCGCTGTCTGGCGAAGATGTGGGACTCGGGAATCACAGCTCAGTCAAAGCAGCAGACACGCGTCCGGGTCAAACGGCACGAGTCCTCAGGCTAAATGATGCTGTTTACGTCAGTGGGTTTAACTCCTTTTGTGCTGCTCGGAGCGCATCTGTTATTTTCTccctggctgtgtgtgtgtgtgcggatcTGATGGTCATTTAGCCGCGTTTATTCCCCGTTGTGAGTCATCTACCTGTTTGGCATTTCGACTGGCTCATGATGTTGTCATGGAAACTAATAGCCCAGAAACAGATGGGTTTGCTCACTATTTCTGGTTCATTCATTCTGTTCTCGTCCACCCTAGGCTACATCTTGTGTGACGATACAGTGTCCCTTTTTGTGTTGGACAACATTTGATATTcagttttaaaatatgtaaatcacAAAAGCTATAGTTCTGGAAAATGGacagtattattcattcattctccttcggcttagttcctttattcattaggggtcgtcacagcagaatgaaccgacaatttatccagcatttgttttcaggggcggactggtcatctggcaattctggcaaatgccagaggggccggaccatttttttaaatgtgggccggtcagttttttatttttattttttattttattattattttttatatgtattgtttttacatgcaggcagcttttatctcgtgcaacatgtgaatattatgatgacattgatgatggtaataatagtaaatgttaagcatttggcccaatcggtgaTAGTTTCGAGAGGGGCCGACTCAATCAAAGGTTACGCGGagataatcaaaatctggcaagaatgtcaaacaaacagtacgtatggtaatgtgggctggtgtggctatagtgccagggctgaatttttgtcccagtccgcccctgtttgttttacacagcagatgcccttccagctgcaacccaatactaggaaacatccatacactctcacatgcacacacatacatgcactatACAGccaattattcaattcacctacagcagtggttctcaaacgtttttcatcaagtaccactagaaggaagcacgtataccacagtttgagaaccaatgACTAGgctcacacggaatctgcgcgtgaCCTATTATAGGCttaaggtggcgcagtgggtagcacgatcgcctcgcagcaagaaggtcactggtttgagcctcggcttggtcagttggcatttctgtgtgaagtttgcatgttctccccttgttggcttaggtttcctcttggtgctccagGTTTCcctcaaagacatgtgctttgggcgaattgagtaggctaaataggctgaagtgtatgtgtgtgaatgagagtgcatgggttaTATCGGTTACACCCAGaactggagcaagctgaactgctgctctcgGCAAAGAACGGTCgcgccgccctcaaccctaaagtgaaaGCCGGGGTGGTGGGGTTGGGGTGGTGGACAGTTAGGGAGCTGTCGCAAACGCCGCCTCTCCATTCTAACTcactagatgcggatataactgagggcgcgggtggggagggtagtgtcgcggacgccgccctctctattctgccgccctaggcagccgcctaggtcgcctctatggacgcggcGGCCCTGGTTACACCACTGCCAGGTTATTGTgcttattgaaaataaataattaaatgtaaataaaaaataaggggtgaagcagtggcgaaacttgctggataagttggcggttcattttgctgtggcgaccacggattaataaagggactaagccgtcaagaaaataaatgaatgaaataaaaaataaaaataaatattgttgacCCATTATatctgaaataaatatattttagaaatatttttacttacagtacatgctttttgatatgaggTTTTAACTACTTCCCCAGGTTGACTTGCAACTGCCAGTCAGGAGCTGAGTGGAAGGACAAGGTCTTTCCTCCTCCACTCAGCCCCTATAACTGACAGTTGCAGGTCAACCTGGGATGCGGATGGAAGAGGCAAATGAAAGGAAACACTCAAAGTGCCAGGAGCTAGTAGAGAAGTGAAGGGAGGAAGGGAGCTAGAAGACCCACTCCGAGCCAATAGATGTGGGCTGTAGAGGGTTTGCAGGGCATTCACTCTAAAGCCTTATAGGCCTAGCAGTAGCAGCCAAGAATAGGGCCATTAAGTCTGTTTGTGAAGCTGCAGAGAAATCCACAAGATGGACAAAGAGGACTGATTTGTGGGTGATGGCTTTTGGAGCCCAAGCTGGGGTCTGATCAACCCTTCAGGGTGTCTGATGTTAAAAGGGGGGGTTTGCAAAGTGAGGTGGGGGGCGAGGTGCAGTGGCAGTGCACGGCCCTGGTCCGAGTGCATCTAGAGGATGGATCTTGCACACTGACtaggaacaagaaaaaaaactctCAAGAAAAACTTTCCAGTTTGTATTAGAATGTTCGGTGAAGCATTGCtgccacacacattttttttcccaCCCAGCTATGTCATTATGACGAAATCTTTTCTCATTATAATGCGACGCCAAAGATCTCGTTATAACGACATAGCTTAACGAGAAAAGATCTTGTTATAAAGACATAGCTGAGAGGGGAAAAATTATGTGTGTGGCAGCAATGTGTGACCGTAAGAATGCATGGTAGTTCAAATTttgttaaaaacacaaaaaattccTGAAATTGGGATTAAATGACATAATTCaggcttgtttatttgtttatcagtatgggttgtttaaaaaaaagaaattatataaaaaataagaatatatatttatatatgtcagGTGACCACagttcaatgtctagccagcatctaaggataacattattttgatgtccaataatgacatcaaatgacgatGATATTTAGTTGACTTTAGATTgttttgaaaagtgaccaaaatccaacgtcgagacAAAATtataaaccaacgtcatattgatgtcacatactgacatttattcatcaggtctggcaaccaaaatccaacgtctgatagacttCATACCGGTAACGTCttcacaacgtcaagctgtaacatcattagacgtgtGACTATTTTGGACGtgttcttggacacttttaatgcttccaaacagtttgctgcgattataaagtgcccatgtcttgaggttgttcattatgatgtgatttaccttctgtgtgcgatttgattggacaggatcacaggactgatttttctaatccccatagataaGAAAactaaagtagtgactgcaggttgaaggaaagtagtggagtaaaagtaccgatacagcactaaaaatgaacTCAAGGAAgagaaaatgtacacatttataaaactacttagtaaatgacAATTTCTGAGGAAAAccactcaattacagtcatttgagtatttgtaattagttactttacaccactgtgtgtgtgtgtgtgtatatatacatatacatatatatacatatatacacacacacacacacatatatatatatatatatatatatatatatatatatatatactgtatacatacatatatacatatatatacatatatatatatatatatatatatatatatatatatatatatatatatatatatatatacatatatatatatatatatatatacatatatatatatatatatatatatatatatatatatatatatatatatatatatatatatatatgattaaaacTTATTATCTTTTAGAGGGTTGAGAAATGTAATTAgtgtaatattaattacaaaAAGTAAAAGGTCTGATaatacatttttgtgtttgtttgtatagaTATTTGTCTATATAATTACCCCTTGATTTGCTTAGCTCTACAATTCTAAATCACAAATGAGGccatttatgcattttttaatcTGATTTAGGATAATGCAGAGGTAAATTATCCTGATCCTTGATAGCAAGatattgtatttttaagtccaaatgaTTCCGATCCAGATTATGGGcctactttttaaagtaactggGCCTCAGATTCATTCCAACTGATGAATTCTTTGATGTTTAGATCATTAAGctttcatccatttatttttcttcggcttaatccctttattcctcagaggttgccacagtggaacgaaccaccaactattccagcttatgttttgcacagtgaatgcccttccagctgcaacccaatactgggaaactcccatacacactcatacactactgccaattttagtttattcaatttacctattgcacatgtgtttggactgagggggaaatcagagcacccgtaggaaacccaagGCAACActgaaaaaacatgcaaactttacacagaaatgccaactgagcaacatgggacttgaaccagcgaccttcttgttgtgaggtcacagtgctaaccactgagccactgtcgcCACTGAGCTTTCAGAATCTTAATATATCTTTTAGATAATctttatcatttcattttattagcaAAAATGTGACTCAAATCCTGCCAACCCATAACTCATCCAATATTGACCCACCTTTTAGACAGATAAAACCAGGTCATTTTCCAAGGGTAAATGCTTCAACCAATCAATGCACGCCATAATCGTATACGTCATCACCTCAGCTCTGTCACCTGCAGGCTGCAGCTGTAAAACACACCTGTGCGCGCGGACTGGGTTGGTGCGGAAACGCGCGCGTGCACATAGAGCTCAAACTCCGCGCGGCCATGTGGAGAATCATCACGTACCTGAACAGCCCCGAACTGGTGGTGGGTTTTCAGCGCCTCTGCGGCCTGGTACCAGCAGAGTCCTTCTCGCATGTGAATCAAAACGGACTCGTGAACGCGAATGGATCCGTTAAGGAGACTCCGGTGACGACGCACCGGCGCAAAGCGGAGCAGGTGGCGAACGGGTCACGCGCACACGACAGCAACTCCAACTATAAATCCGCCAATTTACAGAATGACAACAAAGTCGAAGTAAGTTAAACCGATTTAAATGAGTCTTTTCATTGAGGTGAATTAAAACCGAGAGTTTCCCTGATGTGCTAAGCAGAAATACCAGCTGACAAGTCTTTCCAGTTTCTCTGGTTGGTTGAGATTATCTTAAGTTTATAAAGCAAATTCTGATGTCTCACTCTGAATAGGGTTTTGTTTCTATTGTAGATGAGTTTATGGACGTAAAGACAGACACTTAATGCAAACATTGACTTAAATCTGTCAGTTAAATTCTGTATTCTAATATACATTTCAAtgttaaggtaaagttggtttaatattcacacattcattcaatgGCAACTCGACACATGCTTCctaaattgtttaccatgttactttgaatattcggactACAATCACATTTAAGTTTGacctcaaaacaacattagcagtaTTTAGTTGACTGTGAACACTGTTGTACTATTttattaagaagaaagtctgaaagtgtgaatataaagccaactttacctcagtcatATCAATAATTGATCGTTCCTTCAgtttttaaaggaacagttcacccaaaaacataattctgtcatcatttactcatcttccacatgtttcaaacctgttttattcattcattcatatcgAATAGccagtgctgggttgctgctggataggcatctgctgcgtaaaacatgttggataagttggtggttcattcccctgtggtgagccctgattaataaaaggactaagccaaaaaataaatgatgttaatcAGCATAAGTTCTAATCATAATCACTGAACATtcgttatttatttagaattttaaccctttaaatgcTGGCTTGTTTACATACTGCTCATGGTGTTTTTTTATGACAATTAAAGATATGAGTTATTTTCGATATACTAAATGATAACCAGATTTTTCTTGTTGATTAAAGTATTGGATGTGTCAATGATAAACAACCCCATTCATTTTGAAACATGCATAAATCAGTGTCAGTTACTGATACAACCATAATTACCTaacattaatgattttttttagcatttcaaTGTGGACATTTTTGTCCTTAAGGTCATGAATGTAACTTCTTTTGTACCAAGTATAAATTTGATGcaaatttgaaattaaatgagggtgaactactaaaatatcaataaaaatacaCACCTGAGCCATATATTATGCAATTAGCAACACAGCTGAATAAAACTATACTATATGCTAAACACAAAAAAGGACAAAAATGTCTATAAGGATTCAGGGTTAGGATATATAATAGTATCTGCTTGACATACTGGACAAATACTGGGTCCAAgccactactcatttgaattgagaaaatattagtttgaCTACTTTTtggtcatatcacacattaatgtaaattatatatatatatatatatatatatatatatatatatatatatatatatatatatatatatatataatattaatatataaaatattaatatataaaatatatatatgagcaaaatcacactcgtagcagtgcgatattggCACTTTTGGGAGGCGTGCGGTAACAcaaggccgcaggccgagtgccttagtgccaacaccagtgccgatatacagccatatcgcaatgctacgagtgtgatattacgtttatacaacagtttgatggcataattgtgtatataaaaacaaaattaaacatggagagtctcaaaaacccttttgtatgagggaCTACTTTCTTTCActttggattcaaatcataagctgacagttaaacagctgagcaagcatcttttaaactttagatctgtagtgtctgctttttgctggctgtatgtgggcggagtaatacacaaagggtaaagaggctgtacaggtactgatattacttaaatatatcacggctatcagccaatcagattcgagaaccagactatttttgttctttatttatatatatatatatatatatagcgattttcgaaagtattacatcattttgtaaacgtttattcTTACATTTAGTatattatagtaaaatattaattaaatataataatataattcattcatttatttattttccttcagcttagtctcttatttatcagaggttgcagcggaatgaaccgccaatttatcaagcatatgttttacacagtggatgcccttccagctgcagcccagcactgggaaacacccatacactcagtctcatattcacacactcattcactacagccaatttacttCATCCAATTAACCTTTCAAGAGTTtatacttagctgatgattgataataaatgattggcatgctgtcccgagagcCCTGAGCCTATGAtgaaactccgcacagaaatgtcgtctggtttagtagggacttaaaccagagacattcttgctgtgaggcaacagtgctaatcacctGGCAGCTGTGTCACCCATCTGAAAAGGAGGGGAAGTAGCGGTGGGTAAGGCGgtgttcttcaagacgaagatactgagataagaaaactctggttatttatcgTGATTTAGCAATCATCTGAGTGGATAATCGATCATGAGCTGATGCTGGAACAGCTGAGAACAATTATAAGcttgtgatcctcttgaaatttgttcataaataaacttcacatagcacatgtgtttggacttagggggaaaccagagcacccggagaaaacccacggcaacatggggagaacatgcaaactccacacagaaatgtcaactgagcaaccagggactcaaaccagcaaccttctttctgtgaggcgacagtcctAAACCACTAAGCCACAGTGTCGCCATTTCTGCTGgaatattcctttaaaaaaaagcatttactgTGTCAATTAATAACAGATTAAGATTGTGATTTGTGCTCTGTTGATGTGGTGAATCACTGTGCTCATGTCTCTGTGTTCAGGGTCATCCCAGGCCACATTATGTGGTGAAAAACTGGCTTTTCTACTTCCTGTTTGTGACATCGGCCACTCTGGGCCATGAAATCTTTTACATCACCTTCCTTCCCTGCATCCACTGGAACCTCGACCCGTTTCTGTGCCGGCGGCTCGTCAACATGTGGGTTGTGAGTGTCCgataaaaccacacacacacacacacacacacacacacatcttgaaattaaaaatgaatgcgAATGCCCTGACTCATCATCATACTGTTGGGGTTTCTGCAAGGAGGAGAAACGGAAGAGAGTAAACTGAAATAGAAAGTCTTTAGCAAACAAATTGAACCGGTCAGCTGTGAAATGAAGCGCGTATCATAAAGCACATCATTTCTCCTGGTCTTTTTCTGCTTCTGGTGTTtctatttttgttctttattcaCTTTATGCTTGCATATAGTTTCCACAGCAACAGCAGGCTAAATTCATTTGATTGGTTCACCTCTGGAATCAACGTAGCTGTTTATAGTGAACTACATTGCGTTAATTGTTCAAGCATTCATTTTGTATTAGCATGACTGAACCAGGTTTATCTTCATCATTACCTGATGTTGTGTTCATAATTGTGGCTCTCTCTGTTTATTTGGTTTGGACCAGAATAATTCAGTTTGGCATTCTCTCactaaacatatattttatgaacTAAATTTAACattaagcaatttatttgttcaaattttagtttattcaaaccTTCATTCTTGTATTAGCATGACTGAACTAGAGTTATCATCATTAACTGATGTTGTCAGTTAATAAAAACGCAAAACAACACAAAGGATACTTTTATTATGTGCGTTTTGTGATTGAAAGTCTGTGTGAAGcaaaagttgctgagacttttttgTTAGTTTTGCATTTCCAACTAaaacggaatattgagtagggggtggggtttaTTTTTCTGCTCCTCCTCTCATCTTTACCTAGCAGCAAACTAATGGTTGTGGGCGTGTCTAATCAAGGGTCGCTCGCTCAATCAATCTGACATCATCAAAGAAGGACTTTTTAACAAAACATGTGGATTAACTAGCATGAATTGTTCACTTTATGACTAACAATTTTCTTAAGACTTGAAAATTTGGTCACTCAAAACTAAATCGCCTCATGATGCGTATAAGTGTTATGCTATTTTTATCTTGTGAAGAGCTTATGAAATGTGCAGCCTAAAGGGGTCACAGGAACTACTCTTTCACATACACGCACAATTAATCGAGCtacacaattaatcgttaaaagatcacaatctcgattcgatcccctagacgatcttaatacCGCATTTCTTTGATTCtgtcaattatattttcaagtttaggagagaagcaatggtggcctCACAAGTCTTCACACTGTTTTATgtacgttgttcagcaacgtggacacctctatatggtgttgaaagagtcacatgctgtatttctAAGATGTAAGcttgaatgtaaaatgtaattgtaaatgtaaaatgtaattttgggAGCATCCAGGGGAgtaatcataactaaaaccttaatatatgaaataaaaagtaataaattactgaacaaaaactgaataaattcagattgacacatttactcaagcaaataaacagaattaatgatgggctaaaaatctgcagaaatctgccgaaatctgcgtgcgcagattccgtgtgggcctagataTAAGTCACCCTAAAATTGTAATTTCGGTcgtcatgtaatgtatttgcgatCGCCTCtgaataaagtctatttttgtgaacagaacctgcataggctgtaaataacaggtaataaagttgtaaataacgttcagtttgtggcacagagtgatcgtttgggagctgcgcgggaagtgaaccgctcttagcagtgaaaatgaaaccgaaagcgcacacagtgttgccagatgtagctgactgattccagcccaaaaagtatccaaaacccgacgaaatgcaaaaatacccacccagtcttctgtattcacgaaaatcacgtcATTGAGACATATGCTTCCaatctgtaattttctgcttaaaatctgtcaaacacaataattcaacattagaattatcatcagcattaatgaccaggacaaatctaaagtctgttcaagtccaccattctaagtctatacaaaatttagcattttaaccaacagtacagctacacaaagcctattgctgtttaccatatgtttgagaacaacaataataatagcccactcatattaacctttattctacatctacagaatcgtgagaaaatcgtgatctttattttaggcaaaaaaagcTCTAACACGcatgtattaaatgtatataaaatgtgcATTTCATAGCGTTTTTTGCTTCCATTAGCATTTTGAAgataaaaactattataatttcTCAATCCCTAGACACTCTTAtttgatttttagtttttttaagctTTCGGCATTTGTTATAgatgcataaaattaaaaatgttttattctttattataaaAACTGTATTTGTTAGAAATGTTTCATAGAATTTTTTGCATCATGTAATTTGTTAGTATTAAgccattttttttgcaaataagtATTTCTGCATGTGTTGccagcaatttttaattttttttttttgtaccttttttGAATCTCTGAATTATTAACTGTAAACATTAGCCCTTTTTTGCCGATAGGCAAAATTTCTAGAACTgcctttgttttaatttttaatttttattttcagccTTATTCACATCTCATTTCTCTTTCTTTGTCTGTAGGATATTTTAAAATTCTTCCTAGaaagacatttttaaagcagttttcaactacgatatcatatttgaaactttagttaatgtataatgtagctgtgtgaatataaacaacatcactgaatgtaatacgctctatattcaatgcaaagggagacattggcatacagtgttagcttagcaaagcctacagcgaacaaagtttggggaatacaaaataaaatacatccgggctagtgagatcatAAGGGCTTAAGGTTGCGTGCATTCACCAAGCGCACATCCTGCACAACAACGGggtgtggccagaggtgctgttgtgctgtaatgtagcagagaaagctaaaatgccgtctaAAAGCTGCCATTTGCACAGAAcgtttgtttctgtatttgggatTCCAAAGGACACTAcacagagagaagtgcttacaattttaGTTatcttccagagaattataaaaaaatatagctagcatttgacaaaggagagcttccagaatctctctcagttcagtgctggattcggtttaAACTCCTCCAACAGActaagctgtggattgtgagccacaacctgtaagtctTTTTATTTGGTGAAATTGATCAgctacatgcacagtttctagagttaagtatgttgtagcaaggacataaacaaggatgtaaacaaagaGAAATGCTGtctggcaccgctaacaattcaGCTACAACATATTCATCAGTCAAaccactgtaaacacacacaatcttcagcagcgctgctGTGTCTCAATATGCGTACGCTTTACGTTCGttatacatctcaaataacaaactcgcaaaagatatgtgaacgttttatattacttacacatgcttatttcaAATACATGTGAAAGactcttgtcagattttattttagagagcaggcgtgaggctAAGCTGTGTTCTCTGTGtctttttctgtctgattcagccACCGACTGCTGCGGCTGACAGTGTTTACACAGGGCAAAAGCTTGTGCTTGAAGGAGCGTGATGcttttcctggtgatgtggagccgttccacgaatcacagcacactatgttagctgaccaatcagagcctcttaagggcgggccttttgTAGAAACTAAGAAATAGctgtagctgtatataatcaaagtaggacatatgaaaaaataacctgattttctacaagtgaaggatgagtatacattgctttgcatcttagaAACACAACCAAACCTTAAAAATGCACTCTGGATCACCCCTTTAAGGTATTTATCATATAtcaaagtgatgtaaaatttaaTGTGTACTTTTCTGTATTGTCTACTTATTGGTTTCTAAAGTTGTTgtagctattattattatgtttatattatgcATGTCATATGTTCTTATATGCATTGGTCATGAAATAGCCATaggttgctgatgtggcaatagaCAAACTGAATCTGTGCCTGCAGGTGGTGATGTACATTGGG is part of the Danio rerio strain Tuebingen ecotype United States chromosome 15, GRCz12tu, whole genome shotgun sequence genome and encodes:
- the rnf228 gene encoding RING finger protein 228: MAAVDAAASGQEPPGLPVPKAFPYEEYECKICYNYFDLGRRAPKILECLHTFCEECLHALQLCEERPWRISCPVCRHRTPVPDYRIQNLPNNTKVTEDFPLYIDSDPVPQDALPPHPPPLHPALIALRREEDASAASMAGHATPSTTTVSTATTLSQDSVSRYESCHNCRRLALTTGCVCVIFSLLSMLVLLFLGLIFVHSHGGPPSPAGPLCLSVASILAMLSAMVTWLLYWLKDRPEHDTGRSSATTNASRRNA